A genome region from Camelina sativa cultivar DH55 chromosome 10, Cs, whole genome shotgun sequence includes the following:
- the LOC104718464 gene encoding pentatricopeptide repeat-containing protein At4g18520-like: protein MFSLALIQPRFRISEIPVTQNFKSPTICYSSDSRTKREEQRHERLSGFRLVSGKKPSFDSDSFGLHQFKGEDLNRVDSFDSERVDYALLAEWLQSSNGMRLIKRIHAMALKCFDDQVIYFGNNLISSCVRLGDLVYARNVFDSMPDRNTVTWTAMIDGYLKYGLEDEAFALFEDYVKHGIRFTNQRMFVCLLNLCSRRSEFELGRQVHGNMVKVGVDNLIVESSLVYFYAQCGELTSALRAFDMMEEKDVISWTAVISACSRKGHGNKAIVMFMGMLNHGFLPNEFTVCSILKACSEEKAMRFGRQVHSLVVKKMIKTDVFVGTSLMDMYAKCGEISDCRKVFDGMSNRNTVTWTSIIAAHAREGFGEDAISLFRVMKRRHLIANNLTVVSILRACGSVGALLLGKELHAQIIKNSIEKNVYIGSTLVWLYCKCGASRDAFNVLQQLPSRDVVSWTAMISGCSSLGHESEALDFLKEMIQDGVEPNPFTYSSALKACANSESLLIGRSIHSIAKKNHALSNVFVGSALIHMYAKCGFVSEAFRVFDSMPEKNLVSWKAMIMGYARNGFCREALKLMYRMEAEGFEVDDYIFATILSSCGDIELDEPESSATCYLETSS from the coding sequence ATGTTTTCATTAGCTTTAATTCAACCACGTTTTCGGATTTCAGAGATTCCGGTTACTCAAAACTTCAAATCTCCGACGATATGTTACAGTAGCGATTCAAGAACGAAGCGGGAGGAACAGAGGCATGAGAGGTTATCTGGGTTTCGACTTGTTTCTGGAAAGAAGCCATCTTTTGATTCGGATTCTTTCGGGTTACATCAGTTTAAAGGAGAGGATTTGAATCGTGTTGATTCTTTCGATAGCGAACGAGTTGATTATGCTCTGTTAGCTGAGTGGCTTCAGTCTTCTAATGGGATGCGACTCATTAAAAGGATTCACGCTATGGCTTTGAAGTGTTTTGATGATCAAGTGATCTATTTTGGTAATAATTTGATTAGTTCTTGTGTGAGGTTAGGGGATTTGGTTTATGCACGGAATGTGTTCGACAGTATGCCTGATAGAAACACTGTTACTTGGACTGCGATGATTGATGGGTATTTGAAGTATGGTCTTGAGGATGAAGCTTTTGCGCTGTTTGAAGACTATGTGAAGCATGGGATACGTTTTACTAACCAGAggatgtttgtgtgtttgttgaatCTGTGTAGTAGGAGATCAGAGTTTGAGTTAGGGAGACAGGTTCATGGTAATATGGTGAAAGTTGGAGTGGACAATCTCATTGTAGAGAGTtctcttgtttacttttatGCGCAGTGCGGTGAGTTGACGAGTGCGTTACGAGCGTTTGATATGATGGAGGAGAAAGATGTGATATCTTGGACAGCTGTTATATCGGCTTGTTCAAGAAAAGGGCATGGGAATAAAGCTATAGTCATGTTTATGGGAATGTTGAATCATGGTTTTTTGCCTAACGAGTTCACGGTATGCAGTATCTTGAAGGCTTGTAGTGAGGAGAAAGCGATGAGATTTGGAAGGCAAGTACACAGCTTGGTAGTTAAAAAGATGATTAAGACTGATGTTTTTGTTGGAACTTCGTTGATGGACATGTATGCTAAATGTGGGGAGATATCTGATTGCAGAAAAGTGTTTGATGGAATGAGCAATAGAAACACGGTCACATGGACTTCGATTATAGCTGCACATGCTCGCGAAGGTTTTGGTGAGGACGCTATCAGCCTCTTCAGGGTAATGAAGAGGCGGCATTTGATAGCTAACAATTTGACAGTAGTAAGTATCCTTAGAGCGTGTGGATCTGTTGGGGCTTTATTGTTGGGGAAGGAACTTCATGCGCAGATTATCAAGAATTCTATTGAAAAGAATGTCTATATTGGAAGTACTTTGGTTTGGCTGTATTGTAAATGCGGAGCATCTCGTGACGCTTTCAATGTTCTGCAGCAGTTGCCATCTAGAGATGTGGTTTCATGGACCGCTATGATCTCTGGATGTTCGAGTTTAGGACATGAATCAGAAGCGCTAGACTTCTTAAAAGAGATGATACAAGATGGTGTAGAGCCAAACCCATTTACTTACTCTTCTGCTTTAAAAGCTTGTGCGAATTCAGAGTCTCTTCTAATAGGCAGATCAATACATTCCATTGCAAAGAAGAATCATGCTCTGTCCAATGTCTTTGTGGGAAGTGCTTTGATTCATATGTATGCAAAATGTGGATTTGTCTCGGaagcttttagggttttcgACAGTATGCCCGAGAAGAACTTGGTCTCATGGAAGGCGATGATAATGGGTTACGCGAGGAATGGGTTTTGCAGGGAAGCATTGAAGCTAATGTATAGAATGGAGGCAGAGGGGTTTGAAGTGGATGATTATATTTTTGCAACGATTCTCTCTAGTTGTGGAGATATTGAGCTCGATGAACCTGAATCTTCTGCAACTTGTTACTTGGAGACCTCTTCttaa
- the LOC104718465 gene encoding uncharacterized protein LOC104718465 — protein sequence MASFDLKPQNDNKENVSPSNMATISAKPMDSSSSIDKDKTQIRIRRKRSRQPLRDITNLFVSSSTLSSTFVIRHVPSSPSLSLDPKCMKRRSFVVGVKAAATSSSFSCKKFR from the coding sequence ATGGCCTCTTTTGATTTAAAGCCTCAAAACGACAACAAAGAGAATGTCTCACCTTCAAACATGGCCACGATATCTGCCAAGCCTatggattcttcttcatccattgaTAAAGACAAAACCCAAATcagaataagaagaaagagatctaGGCAGCCACTTCGAGATATCACCAATCTCTTTGTTTCGTCATCAACATTGTCCTCCACGTTTGTGATTCGTCACGTTCCCTCTTCGCCATCACTATCACTTGATCCCAAATGCATGAAGAGAAGATCTTTTGTTGTTGGTGTCAAGGCTGCTGCTACTTCTTCGAGCTTCTCttgtaaaaaatttagatga
- the LOC109126983 gene encoding CLAVATA3/ESR (CLE)-related protein 2-like produces MAKLSFTVCFLLFLLLSSVAAGSRPLKQAPVGVKVKGLSPSNEATSPTVANDQAAGSSSSHGKSPERLSPGGPDPQHH; encoded by the coding sequence ATGGCTAAGTTAAGCTTCACTGTATGcttcttgttgtttcttctgttATCTTCTGTCGCCGCTGGAAGCCGCCCTCTTAAGCAGGCACCGGTTGGGGTGAAGGTTAAAGGTCTAAGTCCTTCAAACGAAGCTACGAGTCCGACTGTAGCGAATGATCAAGCTGCGGGTAGCAGCAGTAGCCACGGGAAATCTCCAGAGCGGTTAAGTCCAGGAGGACCCGACCCACAACATCATTAG